Genomic window (bacterium):
GGATTTGGAGGAAATTCGATTTTGTTGTTGCCAGAAGCGAGACCGACAGGAGTTCGTTCGAGCAGCTTGGGGTGGCAGCGGAAAAACTCGCGGTTTGCGGCGAAATCAAGCTGGATGTGGAAATGCCAAGGCTGCTTGAATCGCAGCTTTCGGTATTGCGCTCGGATTTCGGACTTGCGGAAAGGCATTGTTGGATAGCGGCATCCACTCATCCGCGTGAAGAAGAACTTGCGTTGCGCGCACTTATGTCGGCTCGGGAGGTGGAGCCGCAAACAAGGCTTGTGCTTGTCCCGCGGCATCCGGAACGTTTCGGCGAAGTTGCGGAACTTGTCAAATCAAATGGCTTGGAATGCTGGAAGTACTCAAATGGACCGGGCGGCTACGGGGCGCCTGTCTTGCTACTCGACGCGATGGGCAAGCTTACGGATTTCTACCAGGCATGCGGGCTTGCCGTTGTCTTCGGCAGCTTTTACGGGCCGGGAGTGCACAGCGTAATAGAGCCTGCGTCCTATTCGAGACCGATAGTCGTCGGGCCGCGGACTTTTAACACCGACCTTCCCGAACGAATGGCTCGTGAGGCCGCGTTGATAAGGCTGGAAAAGGCAGAATTTCTGCAGGAAGCAGTCCGCTCATGGGCCACCGGCAATCGAAGCAAATACTCCCCCGTAGATTTCGTTCAACTTGGCGGAAACGCGGGGGCTTTCGTCGAAACGAACAAAGGAGCTGCGCAAAGAACCGCGCACAAAGTTCACGAATTTCTGACCAGCGCTGCAATCCAGACCCAAATCAGCCCCAGATAGCCCGCGCTACTTTCAGCGCATCAACCGTGGCCTTCACGTCGTGCACTCTAATTACGTGCGCGCCGAGCTTCGAGGCGGCAACCGCGACAGCAATCGAACCCGCGAGCCTGTCGTCGGGCGCGGCGCCGGTTAACGCTCCAATCATTGATTTACGGCTTGCGCCGATTACGACCGGCCGCCCGAGCGCCGCAAACTTCGGTATTGCCTTTATAAGTTCGATGTTGTGCCCCAAAAGCTTACCGAAACCAATGCCGGGATCGAGAGCGATTCGTTCCGCGGCGACACCGCATGAGACAAGCACATCCAGCCTATCTTGAAGATATTCGGCAACCTCTTTCACCACATCCTTGTAGTCCGGATTAGACTGCATCGTTCGCGGCACGCCGAGCATGTGCATAGCGATGTATCCGCAGGCTGTGCTCGCCAGCAATGGAATCATTTGCGGATCCGAACAGGCGGACACGTCGTTGACGATGCTTGCGCCGGCGGCGATCGATTCGGCAGCTACATCTGCCTTGGAAGTATCCACGCTTATCACAGCATTTGGTTTCAATTTCGATAACGCTTCTATCACCGGAACCACGCGTGCGATCTCGATTTCCGCCGCAACGCCTTCACTTCCCGGCCGGGTGGATTCGCCCCCTATGTCAAGGATGTCCGCGCCTTCACTTAGCATCGAAAGTGCTAGGGAAACTGCTCTGTCGGTTGAATTGTGCCGGCCGCCGTCGTAAAACGAATCCGGGGTGACGTTGATTACGCCCATAACCAGCGTCTTGTCCGGCTCGAAAACGTGCTGACCGCATTTCCACTTGGGCACGGGCCTATTATGCCCCAAACCGCAAACCGGCAGCAAGGCAAAAAAAAATCGCCGGAACCAAAGGCTCCGGCGATTGGATTACGAAACCTAAAGATTAGCTAATTTCCAAAGCGTATCCGGCAATCCGAACCGGATAATCCGCGAGATTGAACATCTCGCCGAACTTGGAATTGGCCTGGCGGTAGAAGAGCTGGGCCGAGACGAACACGCTTCCAGGAACCTCCTCGACGGGGATTCTGAAGTGGAATTCACGAGTTTCGTTTGCCTTAAGCCGTGTGTCGGAAATCACATAATCCGCCGACCAGAATGGGACTTCCTCGCCGTCCTTATATGGATTGGGCACTGAAGAACCGACGACTCTCTGAAATACCGGGTAATCGCCTTGCGTCTTCCAGTAACCATCGGGAAGCGCGGAAAGGTAGCCCGGTTCGGCGTTGATCTGCCGTGCATCCCAGAAAACCGTACCGGATTCGTCTTCCGCGCGGACCACAAGTACCAGCCTCCGGAATGGCTTGCCCGTCGGCAGGCTGTGGCCGGTTCCGTTGTTTATTACGCGCACAACTGCGTCAACGTAATCATCGTAGCGCTCGCCCTCGACTTCCACATCGGCTGCCGTCTGCATGAACGCCAGGTCGCCAACTCCGAGCATGCTGTGGTTGTGGGCATCCGAGCGCTCGGGACCGTGCTTGGAAACTACCGAGCGGAATTCCGGCATGTGGCAGTTCTGACAAGTAATGCCGTCCCTGGCCCACTGGCTGTACTTCCACTCATTGTAAGTGTCCATCACCTTTACGCCGAAATCGTTGACGGCTTGGTGGCAGGATGCGCAGAACTCGCTTTGCTTGTAGACGGGGCTGAACTGAATCGTGTGACTTGCGGTCGGCGTTTCCTCAATGCTTCCCCATTTTTTCATGCCGAACCTGTGTTCGAAGTTCAGGCTGTAATTGAGGTTGTGCATCCGGTGAAGGTCGTCCCCGCGTTCGTTGACGTGAGACAAACGGGTCACCGTATGGCAGAAGTCGCAGGAAATTCCGTCTTTGGTGTAATCGCTTATCCTTTGCATGAACCGCACCTGCTTGCGCATTGCGATGTCAAGCGAGGGCTCTTCCTGCAACTCGTCGTACCTTGTGCTGCCTTTGTCAAACCGCAGGCTGTCGTCAACGCGGCCGCTGACGATATCTTCCCATTCAGGGATGTAGCCTTCCCTCATCGCTAAGAGGATATTCCGCAGCTCAAGATCATCGGTGTATTTGATTGTCGCGTTGATGGAGGGAGCGTGGCAAGAAAGGCAGTCCGTTTTGGAAATCGCGAGCGCCCGCTCGGGCTGCTCGTGCATTCCTTTCTTGGATGACCCGTCAATCTTCCCCATTTTCGCCCAATCTTTCCTGGTGGAAGTTTCGTGCAACCACCACTCCCGGTAATACTGCCAGGCGTCCTGGAAAAATTGATTGTTGTAGGACTGGGAGTGCCCGGAATTCCACCACTGTTCGTAGTACAGATTGTGGCAGAGCATGCAATCCTGGGAGTAATCCAAAAGCGGCGCCGTGGGCAGGTCGCCTTTCTGGACGAAGTACTTCTCCAAGTTTTCTCGCCCCTTGTACCAGGGCTTGTCCTTGTCTCCGATCGGTTTCGGATCCTTCCTCTTTGCGGCGAGGCCAACCGAAACGATCAGGCCTAGAAGAAAGAGGGCAACGAGCAACCGCCCGAAGAATCTCTTTCCGCTGGAACTATGCATCGCACACCTCATTTTTTAGGTACTGCACACAAGCACTGCACCCGCAGCTAAATTTACCCGAATGCTAACCGATGCTCGGCCGCACCCGGGCGGGCCGAGAACGCAGCGATTGTATATTAAATCGGCCGGTGTGTCAAGCAATCTCCCCATTTATACAATCACGCGGCTCGTACAGCCCGGTTTGGAATTCGAGTGTTAATAACTGGAGGCATTTTGGGGGCTTATCGCAAAATTCAAGCGGATGCCGCTCCGAAGTTCTTCATCAGGTTTTCGAACTCTTCCCGCCCCAGATGCTCCTTTTCAAGCAGAATCTTGGCGAGCTTGTCCAGATAGCCCATAGAGCTGACCAGAATGCTTCGAGCCCTGTCGTAACATTCACTTATTATGTGTTTCACTTCCAGGTCGATGTCATAGGCGATCTGCTCGGAATAGTTACGATCCTCCGACAAGTCGCGCCCCAAAAACACGCTTTCGTGCTTCTTGCCGAAGGTCAGCGGGCCGAGCTTTTCGCTCATCCCGTACTGGGTAACCATCGCGCGGGCAATCTCCGTTGAGCGCTCAAGGTCGTTTGTCGCACCCGTCGAGATCTCGTGGAACTTCAGCTCCTCCGCAACGCGGCCGCCGAGCAGTCCCGAAATCCTCTCCAGCATTTGCTGCTTTGTGGCAAGGAATCTGTCTTCCTCGGGCAGCTGGAGTGTGTATCCAAGGGCCATGCCGCGGGAAAGTATGCTTATTTTGTGAACGGGATCAGCGGAAGGCAGGTGGTATGCAACAACGGCATGCCCCAGCTCGTGGTAGGCGATGATTTCCTTTTCGCGCTCGCTTATTACACGGCTCTTGCGCTCCGGACCGGCGATAGTTTTGTCTATCGCTTCCTCGAATTCCGCCATTGACACGACTTTTTTGTTCTGCCGGGCGGCCAGCAACGCTGCTTCGTTGCAAACGTTGTACAGATCCGCACCGCTGAATCCGGGCGTCCGCCGTGATAATACGTCGATATCGACATCCGGAGTTACGGCCTTGTTGCGGAGGTGAATCTTAAGTATGCCCTTTCTCCCGCCCAAGTCCGGACGATCAACGACCACCCGGCGGTCGAACCTGCCCGGCCTCAACAAAGCCGGATCCAAGATGTCGGGACGGTTGGTTGCAGCCAGAAGGATAATTCCGCTATTGGGCTCGAAGCCGTCCAATTCGACAAGCAGCTGGTTGAGCGTCTGTTCCCGTTCATCGTGACCGCCGCCGAGCCCTGCCCCGCGCTGCCTTCCCACGGCATCGAGTTCGTCCACAAAAATCAAACAAGGTGTTTGTTTTTTGGCCTGTTCAAAAAGGTCGCGCACCCTGCTTGCTCCCACGCCCACGAACATTTCAACGAAATCGGAGCCGCTGATGTATAAGAAAGGCACTCCCGCTTCGCCCGCGATGGCTTTTGCAAGAAGAGTCTTGCCACAACCCGGCGGGCCAATCAGCAGTATTCCCTTGGGAATCTCCGCACCGATCTCCTGGTATTTGCGCGGATTCTTAAGGAAGTCAACTATTTCTTGGAGCTCTTCGATTGCCTCGTCCACGCCGGCAACGTCGGCGAAAGTCACCCTCTTGCCCTTTTCATCCGCAATCCTGGCTTTGCTTTTGCCAAAAGTAAAGGCCTGGTTGCCCCCGGAAGACTGGATTTGGCGCGACAGCAACATGTATACAAACAGTATCGGCAGGGCGAACAGAAGAAGCATAAACAGCGTGGTCGGCGAAAAAAGCGAAGACCAGGCGCTGACATGCTCGACTTCAACCTTCACCCCGTTGTCAACCAACAGCGCCACCAGCGTCTCGTAGTTGGGAGGCAGGTTCGTTTTGAATTGATTTCTGTCCTTGAACTTGGGATTGCTTGGCTGAAGCGACTCGCCCGGTACAAGCTCTCCAAAAATCTGCGATGCGTCAGGTTTAATTACAACGCTCGCAACTTTGTTTTCCTTGATTAATCCAACCAAATCGCTGTAGCTGATGTCCGTCACAGCCGCGCTGAACAAATAGCCGGAGATCATCCACAGCACCAGGATGAGCAATGCTACAAAAAGTATGTTTCCAAGGCGCGAACCTCGCGTCATTCACCTTCACCTCAAAAAGCTTGTACCGCCCGTCCAAGGCTTTTGTAAAAGCCAGATTTGGCGGAATGAATATATTACCATTTACTAGGACAAAGCTGCACTGGTTGCATTTGATTGGACTTCGCGACAAATTATAAATTCGCAAAACGGGTAGCTTTCCACGGCCCTCCGGCGTTTAAGGTCATGCGGCTTTGTGGTATATTGTCCGCCCCCTTTGGAGAGGTGGCCGAGCGGTTGAAGGCGTCGGTCTCGAAAACCGATTGGCGGGTTTCCTGTCACGTGGGTTCGAATCCCACCCTCTCCGCGGAACTTCCGCCCATAGCGGTTCACTCCGCCTGCTTTTCCTGCTCTTTCGGTTGCGCCATTCCCAGAGTTTTATCCGCGGCCTTTTGTTCCTGAGACAATCCCCATTCCACGCGAAACTGGTCTAGTATCTCCTTCGCCTCGATTTCTTCGGCGCGTCTGTCGATTTTGTACTGCTCCGCGTCTATTCCGGTCATGGCGACCTCCAGCCTCGCCTCCGCCTCGGCCGTTCTGCGCTTTAGTTTGTCCATCATTTCCTTGTAAGTGTAATCCGCATCGCCCACCTGGAAACTTTCGAAGGCGCTCGCCACCTCCTTTTTGAATTCCGCCAGCCGCTTTTCATCCACTGCCCTCTCGAAATCGCGGGCCTTTTTTTCAATCTCCTTCTTGTATTCGTTCCTAAGGTCGATAGCCTGATTGAACGCCATTTGCGCCTGCTCTATCTGCGCCTTTGTGCGCTCCATGGATTCGAGAGTGGACTTCAGCCTCACGGCGTAATTCGCCGCCACTATCTCGTCGCCGGCTTCAAGGGCCGCCTTGATTGTCGCTTTCATTTTGGCGCTATCAGCTTCGTATGTTTTGAGCTCGTCTTCGAGAAGGACTATGCCGCCTTTCATCTTCGCAAGGCTTTCATTCATTCGCGGGATCTTGGCGCGCATGTCATCGATCGTCTGTCTGAGCATCATTTCCGGATCTTCGACCGCGCTCATCGCGCCCCCAAAGAGCGCCCGGAAAAACCTGCCTAGTCTTTTCCAAAATCCCATTTTTCAGCTCCCTGCAGCCCCGCCCCAAAAACAGCGGAAAAGCCGCTTGATCATTTCACCGACTTAAGAACGAAAACCGCACCGTCGATTACCCCTTCGTGCATCAAAGGCGCGTACTTCAGTATAAGCGGCAAAGAATCAGAGCCGTTGCCGAGTGTGATCGTGGACGTTCCGTCTTTTCCGCCAAGCGCCTTTTCCAGTATTTCTTTCATTGGCGCGCTTGCGGAACCGCCGAAAACATCCGTCAGGCTCTGCTCGATTATTTCAAGCTCGAGCATGTCGAGCAAATCCGGAACGCGCTGGTTGATTACGCGAATCTTTCCCTGATTATCCGTTGCAAGGATTGCGTCAGGAATTTGATCTATTACCGCTTGGAGACGATCCCTGAGCTGAATCGTCTGATTTTCCAATTCACGCTCCCGCGTCATATCGTGCGCGGTGGCCACCACGTAAATCAGCCCTTCTTCCTTGGTTTTAAGACCGGACAGCACAAGATCAACCCAGAATATCCTGGCCGGTACCGGGCAAAACCGGAAAGTCAACTTGACGGTATCGGTTGTCCGCAAATCTTGCAAAGCACTCTTTACAATACCTTGATCATCGGGGTGAACAAGGGTTTGCAAAGGCTCCGATGGTATTTCGCCCGGCCGCAAGCCGAATGTTGTGCAAAATGCGCCGTTGACAAAAATGAACTGACCTTTCGCATCGGAGATCCAGGACGGCGCGCCGATTTTCTCAAGCGTTTCCCGGTACGGAGCGGTTGGATCGGGAAGGGCGCTTTCGGAAATTATTTCCCCCTCTCCGCGCGAATTCCCTATGAAAAATTGAATCGCACCTTGCGACGATCTGACGGGCCGTATCACGAACTTCTGAGATTCATTCCAGCCTTCCCGCTTTCGGAACTCAATTTCCACCTCCGCGTTTTCCTCGCCTTCCACCAACCTTTTAATCGAAGCATCCAGCAAATCGCGCGATTTATCATTGATCAGTTGCTCTATTGTTTTTCCCACAAGCTCTTCCTGCGAAAAGCCTACATAAAGGTTGAAAGCAGGATTGGAGAAGACAAAATTCCTGGCGATGTCAACCACCCACACCGGCGTGGCCATGCCCATAATCACCAGCTCGAAGGGAATGTCCGGCGCGCCAGGGAGTGCCTGCTGTTTCGCCCCCGACGCAAAATCAACTCCGGAATACCCCGCGGATTCCGCGCTTACTTTGCGCGACGTACCCACGTAATACTGAATTTGCCTGGCCGAATCGCGAACCGCGGTAACTACGCTGGAAACCCAAACATCCACGCCTTCCCGGTGGATTAGGCGATACCTAAGTTCGATCATTTCGCCGGCTTTTTTGAGCTGCTCGAAGCCCTCCGCGACCGAACCCTTGTCATCCGGATGGATATAATCGAAAAGCGCGTGGGAATAGACTTCGTCGGCCTGGATGCCGATGAATTTGGCGAACGTCGGGTTGACGAATACCCAGTGGCCGGTCGGCCCGATTACCCAGATGGCTTCTCCAATCTGGGATATTATCTCCGAAAAGGATGGTATCGCAGCGAATTTAGGCGACATCGGGTTCTCCACCGGCCGACGGAGGCATGCCACCGCCCGTCCAGGAAAGTGGATTATAGCAGTATCGGCAGGCAATCAAACTCCGTCATACCACGCCGCTAAGATTCCGCCGTTAAAACCAGTCTGGTTCCGGCCAGACCATCAAGTTCAAAGTACTTGCTGCCGTCTATGTGATCCAGGAATTCAACGGTCAAGGAGCCTTTGGAAGGATTCGCCGGAGCATAGAACACAGCCACCGCAGCCGCGTCGTGAAACGGAATCAAGTCTTCGACTTTGTCGAACCGGTCCATCGTTATAAAGAATTCGCCCACAAGAGTAGGATTTGGAGCGAAAAGACGGGCCTTGTATGTTTGGACGAAAACCCCCTTGTCCGCGTCCCCATCCGGCGCCCCCAACCTCATCCAGTAGTACGCTCCTCCTGCAGGTTTAGGAACCGAGACAATCCATTCACCCGATGTTTTGTAAGTAACCGTCCAGGATGTTTGCTTTCCCGGCGTATCGACATCCATCAGAACTGCGCGAAATTCCGGAAACCCGCCCATTGAGGAATCCGAAACCAACACCAACAGCTGCCTTGAATCCAGCCAAACGAAATCTTCGACCGACTCGCCGAAATAGGTTTCCCAATACTCTCTTATGCCGACAAGTATTGCGGTTTTCTTTGTTTTAAGCGAGTACACGGCAAGCCCGACAGTATCCGAATCCTGGCTCTTTATACCGATTGCCAGCGCATCGCCCGATGGATTGAACAAAATCCTGTCCGGCTTTTCTCCCTTGGGAAGCGATTGCAGCGTTATCCTTTCCTTGTAGGAGCCGTCAAGCGACTCTATCCAAACGCCGTCGAGCGGGGGATTCGCAACCGGATCCCTGGAAATGAACCCGACTTTCAGTGTTGAGCCTGCAAATCTGGGACATTCATACGAAAGCTCCGTCCTTGGCCGCGTGCCGCCATCTTCAGTAAGCCTGACCAGCGTCTTCGTGACCCTGTCGTATAAAACGACATTGCCTTTGTAGATGCCAACAATCCTGCCGCCATCAACGGAAATATCAAAATCCTCCAGCGTAGACTTTTTGTCGCCAAGCGACAGCACGGTTTGGCTCTCCATCACGGGGTAGCTGAACCTTGCGATACCGCCGGGAACTTGGTAATAGACATAATACTGTGCGGCTGCTGCGGGCAAAACCGCCATAATCAGAAATACCGCAGCCGCCAAAAAACCCGCAGTCCGCCTAACGCCCGAAGTAAACGTCGAATCGTCTGACACGTTTCAACTCCTTTAAATCCCTTATTCTGCGTTCGTATGATTTCCTGTCGAGTTCCGAAATCCTCCATCGTTCAGGCTCTTCCAACACCACGTAAGTTTCATCCTCGAACATCGGCTCCCGGTTTTCCCCGTATCTTTCGTCAAAAATCAACCCTTGGGCGGGCTCGGAGAACTTGATCTCGTCGTCGAAATCGAGCACCGCAATGATCCTGAAGTAGTGCCGCTCGCGGTAGAAGTCGGCGAATTTTTCCGGAAGGCTGCCCACCGCTTCCACTTGGTAAAAGCCCGGTTCCGAAGACATCGCAATCTCACCCCAGAAAGGATCGGACAACCGCGCGTCGTCCAAGCGGAAGCTTTGCGAATCCATCACCGCGTACAACTTCAATTCAAGCGGCATCCCGCCCTCGTTCTCTTCAATCCTGAAAAAGAAGTTGAACAGGAAGTCCTCGCCCGGAACGAATTCGATGTAATACTGCTCGTCCCTCGGCCTGACTTCTATATAATCCACCATCGCTTTCGGCGCAGGCAAGCCTACGAATGAAAACACGCGCTGCGAGAGCGCGGTCGCCGCGCTTTTTGCGGATGCTTCAACGTTCAGTTTGACTTCGTGCTCCCCATAAAAGTTCTCGAGCAACAGAAAGCGCTCGATTCTGATTTCGGATTCGCCGGGCTCGACGGTTTTTTCCGCCTTTGCTTTGCCCATACGTAACCCGTCTTGATCGAAAGCGGAAACGAATACAGTCACCTTTTTCTCCGCGGCGGATTCAAGCAATATTCGAACAACAATATCGAGCGACTCCACGTCGGGATACTTGAAGTGCGCCGTTCCTTCCGATTCGAATTCTCCCCTCGGCACCGCGGACACGGAAAGTATGGACAGCCGCGTTTCCGCGGCGTACGCATACTGCGGCCTCATCAAGAAAAGGACCTCGAGAATCAAAAGCAGCGACAATATGAGACGATATTGCATGACTCGCCTACTTTGAGACGTGGCTTGCAACCTGCTTGCTCATTTTTTCGCTGACCGCCTGCAAATTCGTCCAGTTGGCATCCGTCCTGTAGTCTATGTACGCGTTCAGCATGTCGATGTATGTCCTACCCGTGGCGCATATCATCCTGTTTTCGGCGAATTCTCCCTGGATGGGCCAGCCTGGATCGGTTATATCCGCAAGCGAATCGGCTATTTCCATGCCGCGCTTTGACAAATGAACATAGCCGTTCAACTGGTTGCGTGCGGCGTTGGCCGAAATAGACTTTTCGCGCACGCCGAACTTCACGGAGTCAAGACCTGTTTTGAGGGTTATCGCAACCAGATCGCCGTA
Coding sequences:
- the folP gene encoding dihydropteroate synthase, with protein sequence MGVINVTPDSFYDGGRHNSTDRAVSLALSMLSEGADILDIGGESTRPGSEGVAAEIEIARVVPVIEALSKLKPNAVISVDTSKADVAAESIAAGASIVNDVSACSDPQMIPLLASTACGYIAMHMLGVPRTMQSNPDYKDVVKEVAEYLQDRLDVLVSCGVAAERIALDPGIGFGKLLGHNIELIKAIPKFAALGRPVVIGASRKSMIGALTGAAPDDRLAGSIAVAVAASKLGAHVIRVHDVKATVDALKVARAIWG
- a CDS encoding ATP-dependent metallopeptidase FtsH/Yme1/Tma family protein → MTRGSRLGNILFVALLILVLWMISGYLFSAAVTDISYSDLVGLIKENKVASVVIKPDASQIFGELVPGESLQPSNPKFKDRNQFKTNLPPNYETLVALLVDNGVKVEVEHVSAWSSLFSPTTLFMLLLFALPILFVYMLLSRQIQSSGGNQAFTFGKSKARIADEKGKRVTFADVAGVDEAIEELQEIVDFLKNPRKYQEIGAEIPKGILLIGPPGCGKTLLAKAIAGEAGVPFLYISGSDFVEMFVGVGASRVRDLFEQAKKQTPCLIFVDELDAVGRQRGAGLGGGHDEREQTLNQLLVELDGFEPNSGIILLAATNRPDILDPALLRPGRFDRRVVVDRPDLGGRKGILKIHLRNKAVTPDVDIDVLSRRTPGFSGADLYNVCNEAALLAARQNKKVVSMAEFEEAIDKTIAGPERKSRVISEREKEIIAYHELGHAVVAYHLPSADPVHKISILSRGMALGYTLQLPEEDRFLATKQQMLERISGLLGGRVAEELKFHEISTGATNDLERSTEIARAMVTQYGMSEKLGPLTFGKKHESVFLGRDLSEDRNYSEQIAYDIDLEVKHIISECYDRARSILVSSMGYLDKLAKILLEKEHLGREEFENLMKNFGAASA
- a CDS encoding PspA/IM30 family protein → MGFWKRLGRFFRALFGGAMSAVEDPEMMLRQTIDDMRAKIPRMNESLAKMKGGIVLLEDELKTYEADSAKMKATIKAALEAGDEIVAANYAVRLKSTLESMERTKAQIEQAQMAFNQAIDLRNEYKKEIEKKARDFERAVDEKRLAEFKKEVASAFESFQVGDADYTYKEMMDKLKRRTAEAEARLEVAMTGIDAEQYKIDRRAEEIEAKEILDQFRVEWGLSQEQKAADKTLGMAQPKEQEKQAE
- a CDS encoding PAS domain S-box protein; its protein translation is MSPKFAAIPSFSEIISQIGEAIWVIGPTGHWVFVNPTFAKFIGIQADEVYSHALFDYIHPDDKGSVAEGFEQLKKAGEMIELRYRLIHREGVDVWVSSVVTAVRDSARQIQYYVGTSRKVSAESAGYSGVDFASGAKQQALPGAPDIPFELVIMGMATPVWVVDIARNFVFSNPAFNLYVGFSQEELVGKTIEQLINDKSRDLLDASIKRLVEGEENAEVEIEFRKREGWNESQKFVIRPVRSSQGAIQFFIGNSRGEGEIISESALPDPTAPYRETLEKIGAPSWISDAKGQFIFVNGAFCTTFGLRPGEIPSEPLQTLVHPDDQGIVKSALQDLRTTDTVKLTFRFCPVPARIFWVDLVLSGLKTKEEGLIYVVATAHDMTRERELENQTIQLRDRLQAVIDQIPDAILATDNQGKIRVINQRVPDLLDMLELEIIEQSLTDVFGGSASAPMKEILEKALGGKDGTSTITLGNGSDSLPLILKYAPLMHEGVIDGAVFVLKSVK